CTGGTTTCAATCATACTAGGTTTCAGTTTAATATTGACCGTAGCATCCGAATACTTCATGCCAGGGGAAGCTGTAAGACCGCTAGCAGTATTCTATCTCTCTACAACATTCAACCCGTGGGTCCCATACCTCACGGTAAACTCGCCAGAAGCAGTTACAGCCATCGTCTGGGATTACAGAGGGTTGGACACGTTGTTCGAAACGGCTGTTTTCTACTTGGCATTAATCGCGGGAATAGCCCTTGCCCGCGGTGTGTCGATAAAGGCTGAACCTGGCAACGGGGTGGGATTAACAGTTATTGTTAAAACCGTTACAAGAATAACCGCTCCCATGATAGTTAGCGTGGGCGCATCCATAGGCCTTCACGGACACTTAACCCCGGGAGGCGGGTTCCAAGGCGGTGCAACAATCGCTGTTATTCCACTGATAATCATAATAACGTTCTCCGTATTCTTCGTCATAGGCAGAGGAGTCAGTAAGGAGAAAATGCTTGTCCTGAGAAGTATTGGGCTAGTGGGCATTGGTTTAACAGCACTGGCAGCCTTGATAATCGGGCTTGCGTTGGGTAAAACTGCTTACGTGTTTCAAAACATGGCTAAGCCCACATCAGAAGTATCTCTTCCAGGATACTTTAACGGGTCATTGATAAGTGGAACACTGTGGTTTTTCAACCTGTTCGAAATGGTTGCTGTTGCGGCAGGCTTCACAATAGCCTTCCTTTTACTAACCTACCCTGAGAAAAAGGAAGGTGATAACACATGATCAGTATTGACTTCATTAACACATACCTCTTATCTATACTGGTATTCTCTCTCGTGTTAAACTTCGCGCTCTCAATTTACGGATTATTTTATAGACCCCACTACATCAAGAAGATTATTGCTTTAACAATATTATCCGACACTGCAAACACTTTCGCAATCTACATAGGTTATAGAAGGTGGATTTCCGAAGGCAACACTAACCCAAGACCCCCAGTCATACCGACCACTGAAATAACCCCTGGCGTATTGTCCGAGTTCGTAGCGAGAAGCGTAGACCCCCTGCCCCAGGCTTTAGTCCTAACCGCAGTGGTGATAGGTCTAGCTGTGACTATATTCCTAGTTTTTCTCGGCTACCAGTTATTCAA
This is a stretch of genomic DNA from Thermosphaera aggregans DSM 11486. It encodes these proteins:
- a CDS encoding Na(+)/H(+) antiporter subunit B; its protein translation is MKRLVKTLVLVSIILGFSLILTVASEYFMPGEAVRPLAVFYLSTTFNPWVPYLTVNSPEAVTAIVWDYRGLDTLFETAVFYLALIAGIALARGVSIKAEPGNGVGLTVIVKTVTRITAPMIVSVGASIGLHGHLTPGGGFQGGATIAVIPLIIIITFSVFFVIGRGVSKEKMLVLRSIGLVGIGLTALAALIIGLALGKTAYVFQNMAKPTSEVSLPGYFNGSLISGTLWFFNLFEMVAVAAGFTIAFLLLTYPEKKEGDNT
- a CDS encoding Na+/H+ antiporter subunit C, with the protein product MISIDFINTYLLSILVFSLVLNFALSIYGLFYRPHYIKKIIALTILSDTANTFAIYIGYRRWISEGNTNPRPPVIPTTEITPGVLSEFVARSVDPLPQALVLTAVVIGLAVTIFLVFLGYQLFNHYKTLDMRRIKKLKG